One segment of Phaeacidiphilus oryzae TH49 DNA contains the following:
- a CDS encoding alpha/beta fold hydrolase, with protein MVSGEFGGGDGVSYFSGRGGVRLAYREMGEGRPLVLLHGFTGDGTLWLRYGQAQALAERGWRVVLPDFRGHGRSDRPHEAAAYPADVLAEDGLALIGHLGLRDGAYDLGGYSLGARIAVRMLVRGAAPGRALLGGQGLREVQGVGGGAGAFVRRVFSKPAGEFEPGSKEARAAEYYRQAGEDPVALLLALDSVVATPAEELAEVRVPALVAMGREDERAVSAEELVAALPAGVGPAWVPGDHGTAPASAEFTAAVADFLGGGGGGGHLPGSSGEKGEDT; from the coding sequence ATGGTGAGTGGGGAGTTCGGGGGCGGGGACGGGGTTTCGTATTTCTCGGGGCGGGGCGGGGTGCGGCTGGCCTATCGGGAGATGGGCGAGGGGCGGCCGCTGGTGCTGCTGCACGGGTTCACGGGGGACGGGACGCTGTGGCTGCGGTACGGGCAGGCGCAGGCGCTGGCGGAGCGGGGGTGGCGGGTCGTGCTGCCGGACTTCCGGGGGCATGGCAGGAGCGACCGGCCGCACGAGGCGGCGGCGTACCCGGCGGACGTGCTGGCGGAGGACGGGCTGGCGCTGATCGGGCACCTGGGGCTGCGGGACGGGGCCTACGACCTCGGCGGGTACTCGCTGGGGGCGCGGATCGCGGTGCGGATGCTGGTGCGGGGCGCGGCGCCGGGGCGCGCGCTCCTCGGCGGGCAGGGGCTGCGGGAGGTGCAGGGGGTCGGGGGCGGCGCCGGGGCGTTCGTGCGGCGGGTGTTCTCGAAGCCGGCCGGGGAGTTCGAGCCGGGGTCGAAGGAGGCCCGGGCGGCGGAGTACTACCGGCAGGCCGGGGAGGACCCGGTCGCGCTGCTGCTGGCGCTGGACTCGGTGGTGGCCACCCCGGCCGAGGAGCTGGCGGAGGTGCGGGTGCCGGCGCTGGTGGCGATGGGGCGGGAGGACGAGCGCGCGGTCTCGGCCGAGGAGTTGGTCGCGGCGCTGCCGGCGGGGGTCGGGCCGGCCTGGGTGCCGGGCGATCACGGGACGGCGCCAGCGTCGGCGGAGTTCACCGCGGCGGTGGCGGACTTCCTCGGCGGGGGCGGCGGTGGGGGGCATCTGCCCGGCAGCTCGGGCGAGAAGGGGGAGGACACCTGA
- a CDS encoding VOC family protein, whose protein sequence is MELTQVRLIVDDFAVCFRWYRDVLEFVPQQSGPEAEVGPYGKLTPRGNGTAGAAVALQAAEQFMESAAWWSADGRRGRALVVLRTDDLDAELAGIRARGGIVLDGPRTVWGRMRVGYLRDPEGNTVELQEWLESRG, encoded by the coding sequence ATGGAGTTGACGCAGGTTCGGTTGATCGTTGACGACTTCGCGGTGTGCTTTCGGTGGTATCGCGATGTGCTGGAGTTCGTGCCGCAACAGAGCGGGCCGGAGGCCGAAGTGGGGCCGTACGGCAAGTTGACTCCCCGGGGGAACGGGACCGCCGGGGCGGCGGTGGCGCTGCAGGCGGCCGAGCAGTTCATGGAGTCCGCCGCCTGGTGGTCGGCGGACGGCCGGCGGGGGCGGGCCCTGGTGGTGCTGCGGACCGACGACCTGGATGCGGAGTTGGCCGGGATACGGGCGCGCGGGGGGATCGTCCTCGACGGCCCGCGGACCGTGTGGGGGCGGATGCGGGTGGGCTACCTGCGCGATCCGGAGGGGAACACGGTCGAGTTGCAGGAGTGGCTCGAGTCCCGGGGGTGA
- a CDS encoding AfsR/SARP family transcriptional regulator, giving the protein MRDGRGLDAGGDRPRFLLLGPVRVQRGDDSAGLGSPQQLAVACVLLLNAGRLVTTQQLIDALWGEEPPPRSVGAVRTYVSRLRALFEPGRPARSPGRILTSVADGYLLRVPAEDVDALRFEQAVASAESGTAEGQGALAEALALWEGVPLAGATGPYAEAERRRLAELRLRAQEAWLEGELSLGRASDTVAELTALSAEHPLREHLRGLLMQALYRSGRQAEAFAVYTDTRRILVDELGVEPGPELAALHGRMLAGDPDLAPAPHAEGVSALPLTPAQLPIDIADFTGRSKLISELSDILRAPDSRTVVISALAGIGGVGKTTLAVHTAHRIRSDFPDGQLYADLAGAGPSPTDPATVLGDFLRTLGVPAREVPDGSDRRSAMYRTLLADRRLLVVLDNARDAAQVRPLLPGTAGCAVVVTSRARMAGLAGVRAFDVDVMEEDEALQLFATIAGPERVAAEPEAARQVVGVCSRLPLAVRIVASRLAARPGWTVATLAERLADQRRRLDELHVGDLAVEATFHLGYTQLTPEQARAFRLLALPDGPDFSRASAAALLGTDEYGAEDLAESLVDAGLLESPEPGRYRYHDLIRLYARRQSERHEDPKERELTLHRLMDHFQATVRCASRLLEPNDVLTGQLPPTTSEGCTLETPEEAHSWLAAEHAGLLALAEQTVRERTGGPRTAVDLLFTWLWLIEARMYRRDLERVLTAAIQAAGAAADLLSEIRARFLLGVLGYLGGDYTAAEAELRSAAQLLAASDLAEGITRYGVANTLGVVLSATNRPAEAIPLLEEARTYCSDNPPGAARTLANLARAHLAAGQPEQARETVSEALVTARASVNPMSIADTLYQFAIVLRLTGSPDIAAEHLREALVLYRRQQRLNFEGLALARLAECNLDLGELPDAIACAEQALSIGRETNGAYCQGLAQAALGFAFVRSNQTERGRSCLQEAHAIFAGINVPESATVLSQLDELAAHEAQKEPTHPAR; this is encoded by the coding sequence ATGCGGGACGGGAGGGGACTGGACGCCGGCGGAGACCGACCGCGCTTCCTGCTGCTCGGTCCGGTTCGCGTCCAACGCGGCGACGACTCCGCGGGGTTGGGCTCGCCCCAACAGCTGGCCGTCGCCTGCGTCTTGCTGCTCAACGCGGGTCGGCTGGTCACCACCCAGCAGCTCATCGACGCGCTCTGGGGTGAGGAGCCCCCGCCGCGCTCGGTCGGCGCCGTGCGGACGTACGTGTCCCGGCTGCGCGCCCTCTTCGAGCCGGGCCGGCCCGCCCGTTCCCCGGGCCGCATCCTCACCTCCGTCGCCGACGGCTATCTGCTCAGGGTCCCGGCGGAAGACGTCGACGCCCTCCGCTTCGAACAGGCCGTAGCCTCCGCCGAGTCGGGCACCGCCGAGGGCCAGGGCGCGCTGGCCGAGGCGCTCGCCCTCTGGGAGGGCGTCCCGCTCGCCGGCGCGACCGGACCGTACGCGGAGGCGGAGCGCCGCCGGCTCGCGGAACTCCGCCTGCGCGCCCAAGAGGCATGGCTGGAAGGCGAACTGTCGCTCGGCCGGGCATCCGACACGGTCGCCGAGCTCACCGCCCTCTCCGCCGAGCACCCGTTGCGCGAGCACCTGCGCGGGCTGCTCATGCAGGCGCTGTACCGCAGCGGACGGCAGGCCGAGGCGTTCGCCGTCTACACGGACACCCGCCGCATCCTGGTCGACGAGCTCGGCGTGGAACCGGGTCCCGAACTCGCAGCCCTCCACGGCCGGATGCTCGCCGGCGACCCGGACCTCGCCCCCGCCCCGCACGCCGAGGGCGTCTCCGCGCTCCCGTTGACCCCAGCCCAACTCCCCATCGACATCGCCGACTTCACCGGGCGCTCCAAGCTGATCAGCGAGCTCTCCGACATCCTGCGGGCCCCCGATTCCCGTACGGTCGTGATCAGCGCCCTGGCCGGCATCGGCGGCGTCGGGAAGACCACCCTGGCGGTGCACACCGCCCACCGCATCCGCAGCGACTTCCCCGACGGCCAGCTCTACGCCGACCTGGCGGGCGCCGGGCCCAGCCCCACCGACCCCGCCACCGTGCTCGGCGACTTCCTGCGCACCCTGGGGGTCCCGGCCCGCGAGGTGCCGGACGGTTCGGACCGGCGCTCGGCCATGTACCGCACCCTCCTGGCCGACCGCCGCCTGCTGGTGGTGCTGGACAACGCCCGGGACGCCGCCCAGGTACGGCCGCTGCTGCCGGGCACCGCCGGCTGCGCCGTCGTGGTCACCAGCCGTGCCCGGATGGCGGGCCTCGCCGGGGTGCGGGCGTTCGACGTGGACGTGATGGAAGAGGACGAGGCGCTCCAGCTCTTCGCCACCATCGCGGGCCCGGAGCGGGTCGCCGCGGAGCCGGAAGCGGCGCGCCAGGTCGTCGGCGTCTGCTCACGGCTGCCGCTGGCGGTCCGGATCGTGGCCTCCCGCCTTGCGGCGCGGCCCGGCTGGACCGTCGCCACGCTCGCGGAGCGCCTCGCCGACCAGCGGCGCCGGCTGGACGAGCTGCACGTGGGCGACCTCGCCGTGGAGGCCACCTTCCACCTCGGCTACACCCAGCTCACCCCCGAGCAGGCCCGCGCCTTCCGGCTGCTGGCGCTGCCGGACGGCCCCGACTTCTCGCGCGCCTCGGCGGCCGCGCTGCTCGGCACGGACGAGTACGGCGCGGAGGACCTGGCGGAGTCCCTGGTCGACGCGGGGCTGCTGGAGTCCCCCGAGCCCGGGCGCTACCGCTATCACGACCTCATCCGCCTCTACGCCCGCCGCCAGTCCGAGCGCCACGAGGACCCGAAGGAGCGCGAGCTGACGCTCCATCGGCTGATGGACCACTTCCAGGCGACCGTCCGCTGCGCCTCCCGGCTGCTGGAGCCGAACGACGTGCTCACCGGGCAGCTGCCGCCGACCACGTCCGAGGGCTGCACCCTGGAGACGCCCGAGGAGGCGCACTCCTGGCTGGCCGCCGAGCACGCTGGCCTGCTGGCCCTGGCGGAGCAGACGGTCAGGGAGCGCACCGGCGGACCGCGGACCGCGGTCGACCTCCTCTTCACCTGGCTGTGGCTGATCGAGGCCCGGATGTACCGGCGCGATCTGGAGCGGGTGCTGACCGCGGCGATCCAGGCGGCCGGCGCCGCCGCGGACCTCCTCTCCGAGATCCGGGCGCGCTTCCTCCTCGGGGTGCTCGGCTACCTCGGCGGCGACTACACGGCGGCCGAGGCCGAACTCCGTTCCGCGGCACAGCTGCTGGCGGCGAGCGACCTCGCGGAGGGCATCACCCGGTACGGGGTGGCCAACACCCTCGGCGTGGTGCTGAGCGCCACCAACCGGCCCGCCGAGGCGATACCCCTCCTCGAGGAGGCGCGCACCTACTGCTCGGACAACCCGCCCGGAGCCGCGCGCACCCTAGCCAACCTCGCCCGGGCGCACCTCGCGGCCGGCCAGCCGGAGCAGGCCCGGGAGACGGTGTCGGAGGCCCTCGTCACGGCCCGGGCCTCGGTCAACCCGATGTCCATCGCGGACACCCTCTACCAGTTCGCCATCGTGCTCCGCCTGACCGGCAGTCCGGACATCGCGGCGGAGCACCTGCGCGAGGCTCTCGTCCTCTACCGGCGCCAGCAGCGGCTCAATTTCGAAGGCCTGGCCCTCGCCCGGCTCGCCGAGTGCAATCTGGACCTCGGCGAGCTGCCGGACGCCATCGCCTGCGCCGAGCAGGCGCTGTCCATCGGCCGTGAGACCAACGGCGCCTACTGCCAAGGGCTCGCCCAGGCGGCGCTGGGCTTCGCCTTCGTCCGCTCCAATCAGACCGAGCGCGGACGGAGCTGCCTCCAGGAGGCGCACGCGATCTTCGCCGGCATCAACGTCCCGGAGTCGGCGACGGTGCTCTCGCAGCTGGACGAACTCGCCGCACACGAGGCCCAGAAGGAGCCGACGCACCCCGCCCGGTGA